One Tomitella gaofuii DNA segment encodes these proteins:
- a CDS encoding replication-associated recombination protein A yields MGRPAAGDDSGPRPPEPDHSAPLAVRMRPRTLDEVLGQQHLLDTGAPLRRLVEGAGASSVILYGPPGTGKTTLASLISSSTGRRFESLSALSAGVKEVRAIIDAARRRAVHGTQTVLFIDEVHRFSKTQQDALLSAVENRIVLLVAATTENPSFSVVSPLLSRSLVLQLQPLTAADVAALVRRAVDDERGYAGALSLDEDAVEHLVALAGGDARRALTTLEAAADVAVTRAGAADGPVPVDLATVESAVDRAAVRYDRDGDQHYDVISAFIKSIRGSDVDAALHYLARMIVAGEDPRFIARRLMIHASEDVGMADPTALQAATAAAQVVQLVGLPEARLALAQATIHLASAPKSGAVNAAISQAMADVTRGKAGMVPPHLRDGHYKGAQGLGNAVGYRYPHDAPSAVVAQQYPPDELVDVDYYEPTAHGAERELRDRLPKLRRIVRGR; encoded by the coding sequence ATGGGCCGGCCGGCGGCGGGCGACGACTCCGGACCGCGCCCGCCGGAGCCGGATCACAGCGCGCCGCTCGCCGTGCGGATGCGGCCGCGCACCCTCGACGAGGTGCTGGGGCAGCAGCACCTGCTGGACACCGGGGCGCCGCTGCGCCGCCTGGTCGAGGGCGCCGGCGCGAGCTCGGTGATCCTCTACGGGCCGCCCGGCACCGGCAAGACCACGCTGGCCTCGCTGATCTCGTCGAGCACCGGGCGCCGGTTCGAGTCGCTCTCGGCGCTGTCGGCCGGGGTCAAGGAGGTCCGCGCGATCATCGACGCCGCGCGGCGGCGCGCGGTGCACGGCACCCAGACGGTGCTGTTCATCGACGAGGTCCACCGGTTCTCCAAAACCCAACAGGACGCCCTGCTGTCGGCAGTGGAGAACCGCATCGTGCTGCTCGTGGCCGCCACCACGGAGAACCCCTCGTTCTCCGTGGTCTCCCCGCTGCTGTCCCGTTCGCTGGTGCTGCAGTTGCAGCCGCTGACCGCAGCGGATGTGGCCGCCCTGGTGCGGCGCGCGGTCGACGACGAGCGCGGTTATGCGGGCGCCCTCTCCCTCGACGAAGACGCCGTCGAGCATCTCGTCGCACTGGCGGGCGGGGACGCGCGCCGCGCGCTCACCACCCTGGAGGCGGCGGCCGACGTCGCCGTGACCCGCGCGGGCGCGGCCGACGGGCCCGTCCCCGTGGACCTGGCGACCGTCGAATCGGCGGTGGACCGCGCGGCCGTGCGCTACGACCGCGACGGGGATCAGCACTACGACGTCATCAGCGCGTTCATCAAGTCCATCCGCGGCTCCGACGTGGACGCCGCGCTGCACTACCTGGCGCGGATGATCGTCGCGGGGGAGGACCCGCGCTTCATCGCCCGCCGCCTCATGATCCACGCCAGCGAGGACGTGGGGATGGCGGACCCGACGGCCCTGCAGGCGGCGACGGCGGCCGCGCAGGTGGTCCAACTGGTGGGGCTCCCCGAGGCGCGCCTGGCGCTGGCGCAGGCGACCATCCACCTGGCGTCCGCCCCCAAGTCCGGCGCCGTCAACGCCGCCATCTCCCAGGCGATGGCGGACGTCACGCGCGGCAAGGCCGGCATGGTGCCGCCGCACCTGCGCGACGGCCACTACAAGGGGGCCCAGGGCCTCGGCAACGCCGTCGGCTACCGGTACCCGCACGACGCGCCGTCGGCGGTGGTGGCGCAGCAGTACCCGCCGGACGAACTGGTGGACGTCGACTACTACGAACCGACCGCGCACGGCGCCGAGCGGGAGCTCCGCGACCGGCTGCCCAAGCTCCGCCGGATCGTGCGGGGCCGCTGA
- a CDS encoding kinase, which yields MDEVVEAAQELLKRRTGAAVRLVDATDLGGGGDTVVLRVRVAENPFSLPRTLVLKQVLGGNRQLADGQIDESFRREAVSYQFCNSLSGAHRPGPELVAYDLDARLLVLSDLGDAPAMGELLARRDAAEVTHSLMALAQSLGRMHSNTYGREDDYTTLLHRTPGVDEAHPLNAQAARAVDEVPSMLQDILAVAVPEDVRATAARGRELFDGGRFRAFSTADLCPDNILVNEGGVKFLDYEWGGFRDATLDISYALASFPTCLCALELSQDQVEEMVEAWRAEVVSVFPQLRDDSVLYSRLLAAMLVWLWLSTWLFLDDTGADVHVDEDAEVWLRQHELAVGRRTALRRRWSVLAAFADKLGDNAVGDHARAVLGALEE from the coding sequence GTGGACGAGGTGGTGGAGGCGGCCCAGGAGCTGCTCAAGCGGCGCACCGGCGCCGCAGTACGGCTGGTGGACGCGACGGACCTCGGCGGCGGCGGGGACACCGTCGTGCTGCGCGTGCGGGTGGCGGAGAATCCGTTCTCACTGCCGCGCACGCTCGTGCTCAAACAGGTGCTCGGCGGAAACCGACAGCTGGCCGACGGCCAGATAGACGAGTCCTTCCGGCGCGAGGCCGTGTCCTACCAGTTCTGCAACTCGCTGTCCGGCGCGCACCGGCCGGGCCCGGAACTCGTCGCCTACGACCTCGACGCGCGTCTGCTGGTGCTCTCGGACCTCGGCGATGCCCCCGCGATGGGCGAGCTGCTCGCGCGGCGCGACGCTGCGGAGGTCACGCATTCACTGATGGCGCTGGCGCAGTCTCTGGGACGCATGCACTCGAACACCTACGGCCGCGAGGACGACTACACCACGCTGCTGCACCGCACCCCGGGCGTCGACGAGGCGCACCCGCTCAACGCGCAGGCGGCCCGCGCCGTGGACGAGGTCCCGTCGATGCTGCAGGACATCCTCGCCGTCGCCGTGCCCGAGGACGTGCGGGCCACGGCCGCCCGCGGCCGCGAGCTGTTCGACGGCGGCCGGTTCCGGGCGTTCAGCACCGCGGACCTGTGCCCCGACAACATCCTCGTCAACGAGGGCGGGGTGAAGTTCCTCGACTACGAGTGGGGCGGCTTCCGCGACGCCACCCTCGACATCAGCTACGCCCTCGCATCGTTCCCCACGTGCCTGTGCGCGCTGGAGCTCAGCCAGGACCAGGTCGAGGAGATGGTGGAGGCCTGGCGCGCGGAGGTGGTCTCCGTCTTCCCGCAGCTGCGGGACGATTCGGTGCTGTATTCGCGGCTGCTGGCGGCGATGCTCGTGTGGCTGTGGCTGAGCACGTGGCTGTTCTTGGACGACACCGGCGCGGACGTGCACGTCGACGAGGACGCCGAGGTGTGGCTGCGTCAGCACGAGCTCGCGGTGGGCCGGCGGACCGCGCTGCGCCGGCGCTGGTCGGTCCTGGCGGCGTTCGCCGACAAGCTCGGCGACAACGCCGTCGGCGACCATGCCCGGGCGGTGCTGGGGGCTCTCGAAGAGTGA